In a genomic window of Chryseobacterium sp. G0162:
- a CDS encoding Nif3-like dinuclear metal center hexameric protein has protein sequence MTIRKVIAEIDKLIPLQQAEGFDNVGLLCGVPDRNVSGILVCHDALENVVDEAIKKNCNLVVCFHPIIFSGLKSLTGKNYVERTVLKAIENKIAIYAIHTAFDNDFFGVNHGICSQLGLKNMKILQPKENNLKQLTVFVPKDYSEKVKEAMFSAGAGNIGFYDECSFTINGNGTFRPVEGSNPFSGQQNIRENANEDMISVIFEAYKEGQIIGAMKTAHPYEEVAHQVYSLDNKNHHAGLGMYGELEEEMDEKDFLGFVKEKFGLDIIKHSAFNNKKIKRVGVLGGSGASGIRSAISKKCDAYLTGDLKYHDYFLAETKMLICDIGHYESEQFVSQQLFEILSQKFSTFAISKSIEKTNPVNYFI, from the coding sequence ATGACAATAAGAAAAGTAATTGCAGAAATAGATAAACTCATTCCTTTACAACAGGCAGAAGGCTTTGATAACGTAGGTTTGTTATGTGGAGTTCCCGATCGTAATGTTTCAGGAATTTTGGTTTGCCATGATGCATTGGAAAATGTGGTAGATGAAGCTATTAAGAAAAACTGTAATCTGGTTGTATGTTTTCATCCTATTATATTTTCTGGGCTAAAATCTTTAACCGGGAAAAATTATGTAGAAAGGACGGTTTTGAAAGCTATTGAAAACAAAATTGCTATTTATGCCATTCATACGGCTTTTGATAATGATTTCTTTGGGGTGAATCATGGGATTTGCAGTCAATTGGGTTTAAAGAATATGAAAATTCTTCAGCCTAAAGAAAATAACTTAAAGCAATTGACAGTTTTTGTTCCTAAAGATTATTCTGAAAAAGTAAAAGAAGCAATGTTTTCTGCGGGAGCCGGAAATATAGGATTTTATGATGAATGCAGCTTTACAATCAATGGAAACGGAACATTCAGGCCTGTTGAAGGATCAAATCCATTTTCCGGACAGCAGAATATTCGGGAAAATGCTAATGAAGATATGATCTCTGTAATTTTTGAAGCTTATAAAGAAGGTCAGATCATTGGAGCAATGAAGACGGCACACCCTTACGAAGAAGTGGCGCATCAGGTCTATAGCTTAGATAATAAAAATCATCATGCCGGACTCGGAATGTATGGTGAACTGGAAGAAGAAATGGATGAAAAAGATTTCTTAGGATTTGTGAAAGAAAAATTCGGGCTTGACATCATAAAACATTCTGCTTTTAATAACAAAAAAATTAAAAGAGTAGGAGTGCTTGGAGGTTCCGGAGCCAGTGGAATACGTTCTGCAATTTCCAAAAAATGTGATGCTTATCTTACCGGAGATCTTAAATATCATGACTATTTTTTAGCAGAGACTAAAATGCTGATTTGTGATATAGGACATTATGAATCAGAACAATTTGTAAGTCAACAATTATTTGAAATTTTGTCACAAAAATTTAGTACATTTGCAATTTCAAAATCTATTGAAAAAACAAACCCAGTAAATTATTTCATTTAA
- a CDS encoding ion transporter, translated as MEREHNLVPEDRLWKRYLYRIIYRSDTRLGKLFDIILLSLILASTAIIMMESVPQLDKRFHYTFLIIEWIISIFFTAEYCMRISVLKNKKHYIFSFFGIIDFLALVPFYLSFFFPVTKYFLIFRMLRMLRVFRIFNLLDFMNDGYLIVRALKNSSRKIYIFLLFLIIFSVIVGSLMFMVEGGRQGFETIPQSIYWAVVTVTTVGYGDVSPITPLGKFFAVVLMLAGYSIIAVPTGIVTAEMRNKRQNLEKVCDRCGNEDIDDDARYCKQCGKKLA; from the coding sequence ATGGAAAGAGAGCATAATCTTGTTCCTGAAGATAGGCTTTGGAAAAGATACCTTTACCGGATAATTTATCGTTCTGATACCAGGCTCGGAAAATTATTTGACATCATCTTATTATCTTTAATTCTTGCAAGTACCGCCATTATTATGATGGAAAGTGTACCTCAGCTTGACAAAAGATTTCATTATACATTCCTGATTATTGAATGGATTATTTCTATTTTTTTTACCGCAGAATATTGTATGCGGATTTCCGTATTAAAAAATAAAAAACATTATATCTTCAGTTTCTTCGGAATCATAGACTTCCTTGCCTTAGTTCCGTTTTATCTAAGTTTCTTCTTTCCCGTTACTAAATATTTTCTGATCTTCAGAATGCTGAGAATGCTGAGGGTTTTCAGGATTTTCAATTTGCTGGATTTCATGAATGATGGATATCTTATTGTAAGGGCTTTAAAAAACAGCTCAAGAAAAATTTACATATTCCTTCTGTTTCTGATTATATTTTCAGTGATTGTAGGCTCTCTCATGTTTATGGTGGAGGGCGGCCGACAGGGCTTTGAAACCATCCCACAATCAATTTACTGGGCCGTAGTAACTGTGACTACCGTAGGATACGGAGATGTCTCCCCGATCACTCCACTGGGAAAGTTTTTCGCAGTCGTTCTAATGTTGGCTGGTTATTCCATTATTGCTGTTCCTACGGGAATTGTAACGGCAGAAATGCGAAACAAAAGACAAAACCTGGAAAAGGTATGTGACCGTTGTGGTAATGAAGATATTGATGATGATGCAAGATACTGCAAACAATGTGGCAAGAAATTAGCTTGA
- a CDS encoding T9SS type A sorting domain-containing protein: MKKILLLCLLMVSMILNAQITLGGGSSMVGKVPIDNFWEYSYSQQIFKKQEINTNAAGNITGLKFYVNPNVNITDASDWVVYLGHTSKSEFASESDWVALSDLTEVYAGTISAVNDVVELTFSVPFPYNNTQNLVVAVDENNPEYNYSEDRAFYVHNLNNVPKSAISTVGYFEDCDPADPNEGELLGYRSVITFIGLTPNAVPSCTNVMSPINNAVLVPISPEISWYASSGATSYKISIGTTPGGSNIVNQQIVSTTSFTPSTPLSLNTTYYVRVVAVGSGGESSGCFETKFTTTPPPPSNDECAAAITLTVNPDLSCSAVTAGTTIAATNSGLDTDPCYGAADDDVWYKFTATEASHIISLRNVTSVGSEFDDSAYFQVLSGDCTGLANVVCSSYTGSSVVTGLNVGETYYVRVYSYSEGGEYAQSFNICVGTLPPPPTNDDCATAVTLTVNPSISCGAVTAGHTLGATDSGVSLDTCSGNPDDDVWFKFTATSTKHVITLSDVVSIGDYNTTDTYFQVFSGDCATGLTNVVCSDPLSKIVDGLTVGTIYYVRVFSYGGTGRAIGFNICVATPPPPPVNDDCSGALIASVFPYSYTQADALGATNNNGVIDICSDNMNDGTWFTFTGDGTVYDIKVTMPAGIGFDPQIGVYSGTCGNLSCENTVDNAGAGGAETISVSTAAGTVYYVNVGHYDNTDDQAEDVFTITINKESLGTSEVSKAKNEIKVYPNPFADVLNIARADQVKSVSVTDVSGRLVKTIESPSSVLHLGDLKQGLYMVILNMKDGTKQTVKAIKK; the protein is encoded by the coding sequence ATGAAGAAAATCTTACTCTTGTGCTTGCTGATGGTAAGCATGATTTTAAATGCTCAAATCACCTTAGGTGGAGGAAGCTCAATGGTTGGAAAAGTTCCAATCGATAACTTTTGGGAATATTCCTATTCCCAACAGATATTCAAAAAACAGGAAATTAACACGAATGCTGCAGGAAATATTACGGGACTTAAATTCTATGTGAATCCCAATGTAAATATAACTGACGCATCAGATTGGGTTGTCTACCTGGGGCATACTTCGAAGTCTGAATTTGCTTCTGAGTCTGATTGGGTTGCTCTTTCAGATCTTACAGAAGTATATGCTGGTACAATCAGTGCTGTAAATGATGTGGTAGAGCTTACATTTTCAGTTCCTTTTCCTTATAACAATACGCAGAATTTAGTCGTTGCAGTTGATGAAAATAATCCGGAATATAATTATTCAGAAGATCGGGCATTTTATGTTCATAATCTTAATAATGTCCCTAAAAGTGCAATTAGTACAGTAGGTTATTTTGAAGATTGTGATCCTGCTGATCCTAATGAAGGTGAATTGTTAGGGTATAGATCTGTTATTACTTTTATAGGGCTTACTCCCAATGCAGTGCCTTCCTGTACTAATGTGATGTCTCCGATAAACAATGCGGTGCTAGTTCCTATATCTCCTGAAATTAGTTGGTATGCATCATCCGGGGCTACAAGCTATAAAATCTCCATCGGAACCACTCCGGGAGGATCAAATATTGTGAATCAGCAAATTGTAAGCACTACAAGTTTTACTCCGTCAACTCCTCTTTCTCTTAATACAACTTATTACGTAAGAGTAGTGGCAGTGGGATCTGGAGGTGAGTCTTCGGGTTGTTTTGAAACAAAATTTACCACTACACCACCGCCGCCATCTAATGATGAATGTGCTGCTGCTATTACTTTGACGGTGAACCCGGACTTAAGCTGTAGTGCCGTCACTGCAGGAACTACCATTGCTGCAACAAATTCAGGGTTAGATACAGACCCTTGTTATGGAGCTGCTGATGATGATGTATGGTATAAATTTACTGCAACAGAAGCCAGCCATATTATTTCACTTAGAAATGTAACCTCTGTTGGATCAGAATTCGATGACAGTGCTTATTTCCAGGTGTTGAGCGGTGACTGTACAGGTTTAGCAAATGTTGTATGTTCCTCATATACTGGATCAAGTGTTGTTACAGGGCTTAATGTAGGTGAAACTTATTATGTAAGAGTTTACAGTTACAGTGAAGGGGGAGAGTATGCTCAAAGTTTTAATATATGTGTAGGTACATTGCCACCACCTCCAACCAATGATGATTGCGCTACAGCGGTTACATTGACGGTAAATCCAAGTATAAGCTGTGGAGCAGTAACTGCTGGGCATACCCTTGGCGCAACAGACTCTGGAGTATCTTTGGATACCTGTTCAGGTAATCCTGATGATGATGTATGGTTCAAATTTACCGCTACTTCAACTAAACATGTTATTACACTGAGTGATGTAGTTTCTATTGGAGATTACAATACTACGGATACTTATTTCCAGGTTTTCAGTGGAGATTGTGCTACTGGATTGACAAATGTTGTATGTTCAGATCCATTATCAAAAATTGTTGATGGGCTTACCGTAGGTACTATTTATTATGTAAGAGTATTTTCTTATGGCGGAACAGGTCGGGCTATAGGCTTTAATATATGTGTAGCAACACCACCTCCACCTCCGGTAAATGATGATTGTTCAGGAGCTTTGATTGCATCTGTATTTCCTTATAGCTATACACAGGCTGATGCATTGGGAGCTACTAATAATAATGGTGTGATTGATATTTGTTCAGACAATATGAATGATGGAACATGGTTTACTTTTACAGGAGATGGTACTGTTTATGATATTAAAGTTACGATGCCTGCAGGAATTGGTTTTGACCCTCAGATAGGGGTGTATAGCGGTACATGTGGTAACTTATCTTGTGAAAATACGGTTGATAATGCTGGTGCGGGAGGTGCAGAAACAATTTCGGTATCAACGGCCGCAGGAACTGTATATTATGTGAATGTAGGACATTATGATAATACGGACGATCAGGCAGAGGATGTGTTTACCATTACTATTAATAAAGAAAGTCTTGGAACTTCAGAGGTATCTAAAGCTAAGAATGAAATTAAAGTATATCCAAACCCATTTGCTGATGTTCTGAATATTGCAAGAGCAGATCAGGTGAAGTCGGTATCTGTTACAGATGTTTCAGGAAGATTGGTGAAAACGATTGAAAGCCCTTCATCTGTCCTTCATTTAGGAGACTTGAAACAAGGTCTGTATATGGTGATTTTGAATATGAAAGACGGAACCAAACAAACAGTGAAAGCAATTAAAAAATAA
- a CDS encoding T9SS type A sorting domain-containing protein: MKRILLMCMMALGMGASAQILVNEGFEGGSLSPGWTSSALPTTASQTPSIGMWSSGTACAGSNMAYRNLYSSVTSYNLVYSSLNSNGLALDYSFQYAAKGYSSTASTKGNFTAEYSLDGGGNWTTLVAPVNLDSPGTTPISCTTVSGTIPAGTIPAGADFKFRITANYVSPGDFYLGFDEIKLSQPITTPPGCTTLVAPAAAATGVSRTPTLKWNSAAGATGYLINIGTTQGGTDVLNNVNVGNTLSYTLPAANILNYSTTYFVKVIPTNDLGSNTGCSESSFTTLNIGCPTVSAPSSAATGVSVLPAITWSSVSGATGYKISIGSTTGGTDIMNNVDVGNVTTYTLTTPLLFNTKYYYTVSSYSPTSVSSGCTERTFTTATLCPSVSAPSSAATGVSVLPTFTWTAIAGVTGYRITIGTTTGGNDIMDNFDVGNVATYTLTTPLAFNTKYYYKVIAYSGSTVGTACSERTFTTTVLCPTVSAPSAAATGVSVLPTFTWTAIAGVTGYRITMGTTAGGNDIMDNVDVGNVATYTLTTPLAFNTKYYYKVIAYSGSTVGTACAERTFTTSTLCPVVTAPSSSATGVSVLPAFTWDAITGATGYRISMGTTSGGVDILNNVDVGNVTTYTLTTPLAFSTKYYYTVTGYAGGLTGSSCTVRNFTTQGTCPSVTYPADLSAIQPVKPTFKWSPIVTATSYTLTIGTTAGGSDIMNNVDVGNVTSYTLTTALTPGTKYYYKVNTTTSTGCTERSFTVNANPAPVNDDCVGALVASSLPYTYSQTDGAGSTNGTGFITACSSASNDGMWFKFTGNGNEITVAAKNTTAWDHKISVYSGSCGALTCVGTADAVFSSVGSTETYTFNSVAGTVYYVNVGYYSSSVDNPEGNFDLNITSSSLSTSEVVSEKVKEIKVYPNPFTDTLNISDISKVQSVSVIDLAGRVVKTIEKPSSELQLTDLKQGMYLIVLHLKDGSKQVVKSIKR; encoded by the coding sequence ATGAAAAGAATTCTACTGATGTGCATGATGGCTCTTGGTATGGGAGCCTCAGCACAGATCCTCGTTAATGAGGGATTTGAAGGTGGGTCGTTATCTCCTGGATGGACCTCTTCTGCGTTACCTACTACTGCATCACAGACACCATCAATAGGAATGTGGTCGTCTGGTACTGCTTGTGCAGGATCAAATATGGCTTATAGGAACCTTTACAGCAGTGTAACGTCTTATAATCTTGTTTATTCTTCTCTCAATTCCAATGGCCTGGCTCTTGATTATTCATTCCAGTATGCAGCTAAAGGATATTCATCCACCGCAAGTACCAAAGGAAACTTCACAGCTGAGTATTCCTTAGATGGTGGAGGGAATTGGACCACTTTGGTTGCTCCTGTCAATCTTGATAGTCCGGGCACTACTCCCATTTCTTGTACTACTGTTTCAGGAACAATTCCTGCGGGAACAATTCCTGCCGGGGCGGATTTTAAATTCAGAATTACGGCGAACTATGTCTCTCCTGGGGATTTTTATTTAGGATTTGATGAAATCAAATTAAGCCAGCCAATTACAACGCCTCCAGGATGTACCACGTTAGTGGCGCCTGCAGCAGCGGCAACCGGAGTTTCCAGAACTCCTACACTAAAATGGAACAGTGCAGCCGGAGCTACCGGGTATTTGATTAATATAGGAACTACTCAGGGTGGAACCGATGTATTGAATAATGTAAATGTGGGAAATACGCTTAGTTATACTCTTCCTGCAGCAAATATCCTGAATTATTCAACAACATATTTTGTAAAGGTAATTCCTACCAATGATCTTGGATCTAATACAGGCTGTTCAGAAAGTTCTTTCACGACTTTGAATATTGGTTGTCCTACTGTTTCAGCACCTAGCTCAGCGGCAACTGGAGTTTCTGTACTTCCTGCTATTACCTGGTCATCAGTATCAGGAGCTACCGGGTATAAGATTTCGATAGGAAGTACAACAGGTGGAACTGATATCATGAATAATGTAGATGTAGGAAATGTTACCACTTATACTCTTACAACACCATTGTTGTTTAATACTAAATACTATTATACGGTTAGTAGTTATAGTCCTACATCTGTAAGTTCAGGTTGTACAGAAAGAACCTTTACAACAGCTACTTTATGTCCTTCCGTTTCAGCACCTAGCTCGGCAGCAACAGGTGTATCGGTACTTCCTACTTTCACATGGACTGCAATTGCTGGCGTTACCGGTTATAGAATTACGATTGGTACTACCACTGGCGGAAATGATATTATGGATAATTTTGATGTAGGAAATGTTGCAACTTATACGCTTACTACACCATTGGCTTTCAATACGAAATATTATTATAAAGTCATTGCTTATTCAGGAAGTACGGTAGGAACTGCTTGTTCGGAAAGAACCTTTACAACGACAGTTCTTTGTCCTACAGTTTCTGCACCTAGTGCAGCGGCAACCGGTGTATCAGTGCTTCCTACTTTTACATGGACTGCAATAGCCGGGGTTACGGGATATAGAATTACTATGGGAACTACCGCAGGAGGAAATGATATTATGGATAATGTGGATGTAGGAAATGTAGCTACCTATACGCTTACTACACCATTGGCTTTCAATACGAAATATTATTATAAAGTCATTGCTTATTCAGGAAGTACCGTAGGAACTGCATGTGCGGAAAGAACCTTTACAACAAGTACTTTGTGTCCGGTAGTGACAGCACCTAGTTCATCAGCTACTGGAGTTTCAGTATTGCCTGCCTTCACTTGGGATGCAATAACAGGAGCTACAGGTTATAGAATCTCTATGGGAACTACTTCTGGTGGGGTAGACATTTTGAATAATGTAGATGTAGGAAACGTTACAACCTATACACTTACCACGCCACTAGCTTTCAGTACGAAGTATTATTATACAGTGACTGGTTATGCTGGAGGCTTAACGGGAAGTTCTTGTACAGTAAGAAACTTTACGACCCAAGGAACATGTCCTTCTGTAACTTATCCGGCAGATTTATCTGCTATTCAACCGGTAAAACCTACATTCAAATGGAGTCCAATTGTGACAGCGACTTCTTATACCTTAACGATTGGAACTACTGCTGGTGGCTCTGATATCATGAATAATGTAGATGTAGGAAATGTTACATCATATACACTTACAACAGCTTTGACGCCAGGAACAAAGTATTACTATAAAGTAAATACAACTACTTCAACAGGCTGTACTGAAAGATCATTTACCGTAAATGCTAATCCTGCACCAGTTAATGATGACTGTGTAGGAGCTTTGGTAGCGTCTTCTTTACCATATACTTATTCTCAAACTGATGGGGCAGGCTCTACCAATGGAACCGGATTTATTACTGCCTGTTCTTCTGCTTCTAATGATGGTATGTGGTTTAAATTTACAGGAAACGGAAATGAAATCACGGTAGCGGCAAAAAATACTACAGCGTGGGACCATAAGATATCTGTATATAGTGGAAGCTGTGGTGCTCTTACTTGTGTAGGCACTGCGGATGCAGTGTTCTCAAGTGTAGGTAGTACAGAAACCTACACCTTTAATTCAGTGGCGGGAACTGTATATTATGTAAATGTGGGATATTATTCTTCGTCAGTAGACAATCCGGAAGGAAATTTTGACCTCAATATTACAAGCAGTTCACTATCAACATCTGAAGTGGTTTCTGAGAAAGTAAAAGAAATAAAAGTTTATCCTAATCCATTTACTGATACACTTAATATTTCTGATATTTCTAAAGTGCAATCTGTTTCTGTTATTGATCTTGCGGGAAGAGTAGTGAAAACAATTGAAAAACCTTCTTCTGAACTTCAATTAACAGACCTGAAACAAGGAATGTATTTGATCGTGTTACATCTGAAAGACGGATCAAAACAAGTGGTTAAATCAATTAAGAGATAA